One stretch of bacterium DNA includes these proteins:
- a CDS encoding DUF2080 family transposase-associated protein: MKKEVKIELLGFEMLEKQVNQSGNSGRVYVPVEWVGKKVKIILLEK, from the coding sequence ATGAAAAAAGAGGTAAAAATAGAGCTTCTCGGTTTTGAGATGCTTGAAAAGCAGGTCAATCAAAGCGGAAATAGTGGAAGAGTTTATGTTCCTGTTGAGTGGGTTGGCAAAAAAGTAAAAATAATTCTTCTGGAAAAATGA